From the genome of Candidatus Rokuibacteriota bacterium, one region includes:
- a CDS encoding aminoglycoside phosphotransferase family protein: MTPALIAHGARVLLRVVPAGAVADPVWTPRVIDRVRGRHMVVEYALAERRHRGRHPVQRVIGKFYADGTGQRTYRVMREIASRLAAGAPTPPLAVPRPLAYDRARRLLLQERAPGVPFPMLVERGSDGRIFRLAGAALACLHSLPLRLGRESWLPDHLRELVRPHPRSLVEAFPEYRGMVESVLAAIAARERGWRGRVRATPLHRDFHLRQLIRDADRSDRVWLIDWDFYAKGDPAFDVGYFVAYLRSHLGSRAEAAVNAFLGSYTARRPASAVLARLSTYEAFNYLRRACRRFRLRDTGWQVEMRAMLARAADSL, encoded by the coding sequence GTGACCCCGGCTCTGATCGCCCATGGCGCGCGAGTCCTCCTGCGGGTGGTGCCGGCCGGCGCGGTGGCCGATCCGGTCTGGACGCCGCGAGTGATCGATCGGGTGCGCGGGCGGCACATGGTCGTGGAGTACGCTCTGGCGGAGCGCCGGCATCGGGGCCGGCATCCCGTGCAGCGGGTGATCGGCAAGTTCTACGCCGACGGCACCGGCCAGCGGACCTACCGGGTCATGCGGGAGATCGCCAGTCGCCTCGCCGCCGGCGCGCCCACGCCGCCCCTGGCCGTTCCTCGCCCGCTGGCGTACGACCGGGCGCGCCGGCTCTTGCTCCAGGAGCGCGCGCCCGGCGTGCCGTTCCCCATGCTCGTGGAGCGCGGAAGCGACGGGCGAATCTTCCGCCTCGCCGGAGCCGCGCTGGCCTGCCTGCACTCGCTGCCGCTCCGGCTCGGGAGGGAGAGCTGGCTGCCCGACCATCTGCGCGAGCTGGTCCGGCCGCACCCGCGGTCGCTGGTCGAGGCCTTCCCCGAGTATCGCGGGATGGTGGAGTCCGTCCTGGCGGCCATCGCCGCGCGCGAGCGGGGCTGGCGAGGGCGCGTGCGGGCGACGCCGCTCCATCGAGACTTCCATCTACGCCAGCTCATCCGCGACGCCGACAGGAGCGACCGCGTCTGGCTCATCGACTGGGATTTCTACGCCAAGGGCGACCCCGCCTTCGACGTGGGCTACTTCGTCGCGTATCTGCGGAGCCACCTCGGCAGCCGGGCCGAGGCCGCCGTCAACGCGTTCCTCGGCAGTTACACCGCGCGGCGCCCGGCGTCCGCCGTCCTCGCGCGCCTCTCGACCTACGAGGCCTTCAATTACCTGCGCCGCGCCTGCCGGCGCTTCAGGCTACGGGACACCGGCTGGCAGGTCGAGATGCGCGCCATGCTCGCCCGGGCCGCCGATTCCCTGTAA